A region from the Triticum urartu cultivar G1812 chromosome 1, Tu2.1, whole genome shotgun sequence genome encodes:
- the LOC125507463 gene encoding uncharacterized protein LOC125507463 isoform X1, which produces MSSAAARSESGAGPATAHELAMQQPPQQQEVVAAAAEVQAPPPGSVVVAAAEVPAPVVVATAEVPAQAPGAVLTIVISKPEEEEAREQKGVAPASLPPLEVGDASAMVAVAAAKEAELARSDSFDEQCRVCQQKSEEPLVDLGCRCRGDLSKAHRTCIDVWFRTRGSNKCEICQQVAVNIPPPETQASTSYWVWRVDSAYGRGRGGRERGWFSPLWVAFAILIGGLLLDVLISVSLGVSALPVNIIIGVLVVLGLGTALRLALECCQEFGSRRSMPRMENMAPSGYHPGV; this is translated from the exons ATGTCGAGCGCAGCCGCCAGATCGGAGTCGGGCGCTGGCCCGGCCACCGCTCATGAGCTAGCCATGCAGCAGCCACCGCAGCAGCAGGAGGTGGTCGCCGCCGCGGCTGAGGTGCAGGCGCCACCACCGGGATCAGTGGTGGTGGCCGCGGCTGAAGTGCCTGCGCCGGTGGTCGTGGCCACGGCTGAGGTGCCCGCACAGGCGCCCGGGGCGGTACTCACCATCGTGATCTcgaagccggaggaggaggaggcgcgcgaGCAAAAGGGCGTCGCTCCGGCCTCTCTGCCCCCTCTGGAGGTCGGGGATGCCAGCGCCATGGTTGCCGTGGCGGCCGCGAAGGAGGCAGAGCTGGCGAGATCCGACAGCTTCGACGAGCAATGCAG AGTTTGTCAGCAAAAGTCAGAAGAACCTTTGGTAGACCTTGGATGCAGATGTCGTGGTGATCTTTCAAAAGCTCACCGCACTTGTATTGATGTCTGGTTCCGTACTAGAGGTTCAAACAAGTGTGAGATATGCCA GCAAGTTGCTGTCAACATACCTCCTCCAGAGACACAAGCAAGT ACAAGTTATTGGGTTTGGAGGGTTGATTCAGCTTATGGAAGGGGCCGAGGAGGACGTGAAAGG GGATGGTTTAGCCCACTCTGGGTTGCATTTGCAATTCTGATTGGTGGTCTATTATTGGATGTGCTGATATCTGTTTCTCTTGGTGTTTCCGCACTTCCTGTGAACATAATAATTG GTGTTCTGGTTGTTCTCGGCTTGGGCACTGCCCTTCGACTAGCTCTCGAGTGCTGCCAGGAGTTTGGCTCGAGGAGAAGCATGCCAAGGATGGAAAACATGGCACCCAGTGGGTACCACCCCGGAGTATAG
- the LOC125507463 gene encoding uncharacterized protein LOC125507463 isoform X2, whose translation MSSAAARSESGAGPATAHELAMQQPPQQQEVVAAAAEVQAPPPGSVVVAAAEVPAPVVVATAEVPAQAPGAVLTIVISKPEEEEAREQKGVAPASLPPLEVGDASAMVAVAAAKEAELARSDSFDEQCRVCQQKSEEPLVDLGCRCRGDLSKAHRTCIDVWFRTRGSNKCEICQQVAVNIPPPETQASGWFSPLWVAFAILIGGLLLDVLISVSLGVSALPVNIIIGVLVVLGLGTALRLALECCQEFGSRRSMPRMENMAPSGYHPGV comes from the exons ATGTCGAGCGCAGCCGCCAGATCGGAGTCGGGCGCTGGCCCGGCCACCGCTCATGAGCTAGCCATGCAGCAGCCACCGCAGCAGCAGGAGGTGGTCGCCGCCGCGGCTGAGGTGCAGGCGCCACCACCGGGATCAGTGGTGGTGGCCGCGGCTGAAGTGCCTGCGCCGGTGGTCGTGGCCACGGCTGAGGTGCCCGCACAGGCGCCCGGGGCGGTACTCACCATCGTGATCTcgaagccggaggaggaggaggcgcgcgaGCAAAAGGGCGTCGCTCCGGCCTCTCTGCCCCCTCTGGAGGTCGGGGATGCCAGCGCCATGGTTGCCGTGGCGGCCGCGAAGGAGGCAGAGCTGGCGAGATCCGACAGCTTCGACGAGCAATGCAG AGTTTGTCAGCAAAAGTCAGAAGAACCTTTGGTAGACCTTGGATGCAGATGTCGTGGTGATCTTTCAAAAGCTCACCGCACTTGTATTGATGTCTGGTTCCGTACTAGAGGTTCAAACAAGTGTGAGATATGCCA GCAAGTTGCTGTCAACATACCTCCTCCAGAGACACAAGCAAGT GGATGGTTTAGCCCACTCTGGGTTGCATTTGCAATTCTGATTGGTGGTCTATTATTGGATGTGCTGATATCTGTTTCTCTTGGTGTTTCCGCACTTCCTGTGAACATAATAATTG GTGTTCTGGTTGTTCTCGGCTTGGGCACTGCCCTTCGACTAGCTCTCGAGTGCTGCCAGGAGTTTGGCTCGAGGAGAAGCATGCCAAGGATGGAAAACATGGCACCCAGTGGGTACCACCCCGGAGTATAG